In Ruminococcaceae bacterium BL-4, one DNA window encodes the following:
- a CDS encoding Alanine racemase, which yields MPNKTEPVFCRSRAWIELDREALRHNVEELQKLLPNSCELMPAVKANAYGHGAVLISRELNRLGIKAFCVATVSEGIELRENGIVGEILVLGYTHPMQFPLLKRYDLTQTVIDLPYAEILNKYGQKVKVHIAVDTGMHRLGEPCKNIENICKMFNLHNLEIEGIYTHLCADDTSLPKDRTFTLKQGQAFYSMISQLRERGFECPKAHLLASYGLINYSELGGNYARIGIALYGVLSTRADRERCSISLRPVLSIKTRVTTLKTLRKGESAGYGLLFVADRDTQIAVLAIGYADGVPRSLSCSVGNVLIKGIKAPIIGRICMDQMLVDVSNIPNIKAGDIAVIIGQSGDKKITACDLAEQTGTISNEILSRLGERLERQLI from the coding sequence ATGCCGAATAAAACAGAACCCGTATTTTGCCGAAGCAGGGCATGGATCGAACTGGATCGAGAAGCACTGCGCCACAATGTCGAAGAACTTCAAAAGCTGCTTCCTAACAGTTGCGAACTGATGCCCGCTGTTAAAGCCAATGCTTATGGTCATGGCGCAGTCTTGATCTCTCGGGAACTGAATCGATTAGGGATAAAAGCTTTTTGCGTTGCGACTGTTTCAGAAGGAATAGAGCTTCGGGAAAACGGCATTGTCGGAGAAATCTTGGTTCTCGGCTACACGCACCCCATGCAGTTTCCGCTCTTGAAGCGATATGACCTGACGCAAACGGTAATTGATCTTCCTTATGCCGAAATTCTGAACAAATATGGTCAAAAAGTAAAAGTACATATCGCAGTCGACACAGGTATGCACCGATTGGGAGAACCTTGTAAAAATATCGAAAACATCTGTAAAATGTTTAATCTTCACAACTTAGAAATTGAGGGGATCTACACCCATCTGTGCGCAGATGATACAAGTTTGCCAAAGGACAGAACTTTTACTCTGAAACAAGGACAAGCTTTTTACAGTATGATCTCGCAGCTTAGGGAACGCGGCTTTGAATGTCCTAAAGCACACCTACTCGCAAGCTATGGGCTTATCAATTATTCGGAACTCGGTGGCAATTACGCACGAATCGGGATTGCCCTCTACGGCGTACTCAGTACTCGGGCTGATCGGGAACGCTGTTCAATTTCGCTAAGGCCGGTACTATCCATCAAAACCAGAGTAACCACGCTGAAGACTCTGCGGAAAGGAGAATCGGCCGGATATGGTTTACTGTTTGTTGCCGATCGTGATACCCAAATTGCCGTACTTGCAATCGGTTATGCAGACGGTGTTCCTCGTTCTTTGTCCTGCAGCGTTGGAAATGTTCTGATTAAAGGCATCAAAGCCCCTATTATTGGCCGAATCTGTATGGATCAAATGCTAGTTGATGTTTCCAATATTCCGAATATCAAGGCTGGAGACATTGCCGTAATTATTGGACAATCTGGAGATAAAAAAATCACCGCTTGCGACCTTGCGGAACAGACAGGGACAATTTCTAACGAAATACTGAGTCGTTTAGGGGAACGCCTCGAAAGGCAACTGATTTAG
- a CDS encoding Putative serine acetyltransferase (Evidence 3 : Putative function from multiple computational evidences), translated as MLRDKIIDYSKGDNLNRYWSLFRRREQAKNRLLKELLTFLCNRSAQKHGGYIGNGAKFAGLPTLPHGLHGVYISRYASIGLNCWIYQNVTIGEVDRKAPHIGNNCLIGAGATVIGNIQIGDNVKIGAGAVVSFDVPDNCTVVSQFPRVIERKKENAE; from the coding sequence ATGCTGAGAGATAAAATTATTGATTATTCCAAAGGAGACAATCTAAACAGATATTGGTCACTCTTCAGGCGGCGGGAACAAGCCAAAAATAGGCTTTTAAAAGAATTGCTCACATTTCTTTGCAATCGATCGGCACAAAAGCACGGCGGCTACATCGGAAACGGCGCAAAATTTGCTGGGCTCCCTACCCTGCCGCACGGACTGCATGGCGTTTATATTTCCCGCTACGCGAGTATCGGCTTAAACTGCTGGATCTATCAGAATGTCACGATCGGAGAAGTGGATCGTAAGGCGCCGCACATCGGCAACAACTGCCTGATTGGAGCAGGAGCCACAGTTATTGGAAATATTCAAATCGGAGACAATGTAAAAATCGGCGCGGGAGCGGTCGTCAGTTTTGATGTTCCGGATAACTGCACTGTGGTTTCGCAGTTTCCTCGTGTTATTGAAAGGAAGAAAGAAAATGCCGAATAA
- a CDS encoding D-alanyl-D-alanine carboxypeptidase, translating into MKRLVIPKKSVHVGSLILVNQQHPYCSGNTKSYLVPACTDSKVLLERKAAALLSKLMSSIEGWDHISAVSGWRSRQEQQEIYDQSLQDSGTTFTEQFVATPDHSEHQTGLAIDLGLRNPEIDFIRPDFPYSGICQIFREKAVTYGFIERYPKGKEAITGIAHEPWHFRYVGAPHAAIMTKFGLTLEEYHDFLKQYPLEKKHFLYRTGNQNIEVSYIKTAAGVDTEFEIEDHILYSVSGNNADGFVLTEWTSTQ; encoded by the coding sequence ATGAAAAGACTTGTAATACCAAAAAAATCCGTACATGTAGGCAGTCTGATTTTGGTCAACCAGCAACATCCCTACTGTTCGGGAAATACAAAAAGTTATCTTGTCCCAGCCTGTACAGACAGCAAAGTTCTCCTGGAACGAAAAGCTGCCGCTTTGCTTTCTAAACTCATGAGCAGCATCGAGGGCTGGGATCATATCAGTGCAGTGAGCGGTTGGCGCTCCAGACAAGAACAGCAGGAAATTTACGATCAATCTCTGCAGGACAGCGGAACCACATTCACGGAGCAGTTTGTAGCAACACCGGATCACAGCGAGCATCAGACCGGACTTGCCATTGACTTAGGGCTTCGTAATCCGGAAATTGACTTTATTCGTCCAGACTTTCCCTATTCCGGCATTTGTCAGATATTTCGGGAAAAAGCCGTAACTTACGGTTTCATTGAACGCTATCCAAAAGGGAAAGAGGCTATTACAGGAATCGCACACGAACCATGGCATTTCCGCTATGTCGGAGCACCTCACGCCGCGATTATGACGAAGTTTGGATTGACATTGGAAGAATATCATGATTTTCTAAAGCAATATCCTCTCGAAAAGAAACACTTTTTATATCGGACAGGAAATCAGAATATTGAGGTTTCCTATATAAAAACCGCAGCTGGAGTAGACACTGAATTTGAAATTGAGGATCACATTCTATACTCGGTGTCCGGTAATAATGCAGATGGGTTTGTCCTGACCGAATGGACAAGCACGCAATAA
- the vanB gene encoding Vancomycin B-type resistance protein VanB, producing MRKLKIAILFGGCSPEYSVSLQSAYSVIKSLDTHRFIPILIGISSKGNWYQFHGDIEKIASDTWCNSSDCLPAAISPDREVHSILVFYPEKVVKLPIDAAFPVLHGKNGEDGTVQGIFELAGIPLVGCKTMTSAICMDKDRAHKLVHAAGVQVPASFLLKKDMNPKIALAQAESLGYPLFVKPVRAGSSYGITKVTARYRLPDAIKLAFEYDDEVIIEESIMGFEVGCAVMGNDTLTVGEVDEIELSDGFFDFTEKYTLKTSAIHVPARISEEKTKEIKETAKTIYQALGCCGFARVDMFLSSEGKVLFNEVNTIPGFTSHSRYPNMMKAAGISFEQVISRVIELAVGI from the coding sequence ATGAGAAAATTAAAGATTGCCATTCTATTCGGAGGCTGCTCTCCCGAATACAGCGTGTCGCTTCAGTCAGCCTATTCCGTAATAAAGAGTTTAGACACTCATAGATTTATACCTATATTGATTGGCATTTCATCAAAGGGAAACTGGTATCAGTTTCATGGAGATATTGAAAAAATTGCATCAGACACTTGGTGTAACTCTTCAGATTGCCTGCCAGCGGCAATTTCGCCTGATCGTGAAGTGCACAGCATCCTGGTATTTTACCCCGAAAAAGTTGTAAAGCTTCCCATTGACGCTGCATTTCCTGTTCTCCATGGAAAAAACGGAGAGGACGGAACTGTTCAGGGAATATTTGAGCTGGCTGGAATTCCACTTGTCGGCTGCAAAACCATGACTTCGGCAATTTGTATGGACAAAGATCGTGCCCACAAACTTGTACATGCGGCTGGTGTGCAAGTTCCTGCCTCCTTCCTTCTAAAAAAGGACATGAATCCCAAAATTGCTCTGGCACAGGCTGAAAGCCTCGGATATCCACTGTTCGTAAAACCAGTCAGGGCTGGCTCCTCCTATGGCATTACGAAAGTTACTGCCCGGTACCGTCTTCCTGATGCTATCAAACTAGCTTTCGAATACGACGATGAAGTCATCATTGAAGAAAGCATAATGGGATTCGAAGTTGGCTGCGCCGTGATGGGAAATGACACTCTGACGGTGGGAGAGGTCGATGAAATCGAACTATCCGATGGATTCTTCGATTTTACGGAAAAGTATACCCTGAAAACGTCGGCTATTCATGTTCCGGCTCGAATCTCCGAAGAGAAAACGAAAGAAATCAAAGAGACTGCAAAGACGATTTATCAGGCACTGGGATGCTGCGGATTTGCACGGGTAGACATGTTTCTAAGCTCTGAGGGGAAGGTGCTCTTCAATGAAGTCAATACAATTCCGGGCTTCACCTCACACAGCCGGTATCCTAATATGATGAAAGCCGCCGGCATTTCTTTTGAGCAAGTCATATCCCGCGTAATTGAATTGGCGGTGGGCATATGA
- the vanW gene encoding Vancomycin B-type resistance protein VanW: MPRKRITQIFPWLLPLRIKQRLFCFYTKMYLDGNQYSETKFETALPYQLFKTSCPLYNRETGFDMVYQENKVFNLKLAATTLDRIVIKPNETFSFWELVRYADKAIPYKDGLTVIDGKLTTAPGGGICQMSNLLFWMFLHTPLTIVERHGHNVKDFPEPPSDAPMGVDATVSEGWLDLKVKNDTKMSFEIRIAFDENYIIGRLLTDQNNGWFYEVVNGKPLYYRKNNKIYEEVDVKQKTILTATGDCVSERLLYRNKCEIGYPLPDKTDLA; this comes from the coding sequence ATGCCGAGAAAACGAATTACACAGATTTTTCCATGGCTATTACCTCTGAGGATTAAGCAGCGCCTATTTTGCTTTTACACGAAAATGTATTTAGATGGGAACCAATATTCTGAAACTAAGTTCGAAACCGCGTTGCCATATCAGCTTTTTAAAACAAGTTGCCCTTTGTATAACCGGGAAACCGGATTTGACATGGTGTATCAGGAAAATAAGGTTTTCAATTTAAAACTAGCCGCAACTACTTTAGATCGGATCGTGATCAAACCAAACGAAACTTTTTCGTTCTGGGAATTGGTCCGATATGCAGACAAGGCAATTCCGTATAAAGACGGACTGACCGTAATTGATGGAAAGCTTACAACCGCCCCCGGCGGGGGAATCTGCCAGATGAGCAACCTGCTTTTTTGGATGTTCCTTCATACCCCGCTTACTATCGTGGAACGGCACGGACACAATGTGAAAGATTTTCCGGAGCCGCCCAGCGATGCGCCCATGGGCGTAGATGCAACGGTATCGGAAGGCTGGCTCGATCTGAAGGTCAAAAACGACACGAAGATGTCCTTTGAGATTCGCATTGCGTTTGATGAAAATTATATTATCGGGCGCCTGTTAACCGATCAGAACAATGGGTGGTTTTACGAGGTCGTAAATGGCAAGCCATTATATTACCGCAAGAATAACAAGATCTATGAAGAAGTGGACGTAAAACAAAAAACTATTCTGACAGCAACTGGAGACTGTGTCTCCGAAAGACTGCTTTACCGAAACAAATGTGAAATCGGCTACCCGCTTCCCGATAAAACGGATCTTGCATAG